In Kaistella sp. 97-N-M2, the sequence CTGGGTAATTCCGCCACCGCCTTTGATCTTTATAAGTTCTTCATCCCAATTCAACGTCTCATCTTTGGCTGCTTTTGCAATGGCTATTTTTTGCTGTGCATCTGTCATAAGTGCCGCTTTTTTAGCAGGATCAGTTTCCTTTTGCGCAAGACCGGCAGCTATTACACCAAGCAATCCTTGATCAGCGGGTTGAACACGGGATTTTTCCGCCTGTGAAATAAATTTATCCATGTTCATCTTGGCATTATCATAATCCTGATCTGCGTATAATAGATATGCACGTAACTTGTATTTAATTGGATCGTTCACCTTATCGAAAACTTTATCCAAATACATTTTTGAATTTGCATAATCTTCATTCGTGAAAAACAGTTTGGAGATTTCCAATTGTGTATCCGGATCTTCATCAGCATATTTCGCATAGTTAACCAAATCCTGCGTTGCTAAAGCATTTTGTTGATATTTAATATCATAACCTGCTTTCGCTTTATATGCCGGAGCGTATGTTGCATCGGAAGCAATCGCTCTATCGATACTTTCTTTTGCTTTTTGCCATTGCTGAGCCTGCATCCAAAGGGTTCCAATTCGGGTGTAAACTGAAGCTTTATTTTTTGCGACTGGAAGAGCCTTATCGTAAGCCGTCATGGCTGACCCTGCAACCTGTGGACTATTTGTCAGTTTTAATCTGTAAGCATCTCCTAAAGTATAATAATAATAAGCCGGCGTACCACCACGCTGGGATTTTTCTACAGCTCTGTTTAAGTAATCAATAGCAAGATCCGCATTAGCAGCACCACCAAATAATGTTAAGGCTTCTGCAGCTCTGTACAATACTTCCGCATCTTTATCTCTTGAATCTTTAACGATGCTCTGAAGTTCTGCAACTGCCGACTTGTCTCCTTTTCCTAGTTTAACAGATGCTAAACCAATTTTATTTAAATAACTTTTTTTATCGTCAGCTAAACCTTTATTAAAATTCTCCTGAGCCAAATCGAAATTCGGTTCAAATTGTGTAAGATAAGCGTTTCCTAAATAGAAATAGTTTTCTGCAGACGGCGATTTCGCGATCATACTTTGAAACACTTCTTTTGCTTTAGCATATTTGTGACTATCTGCACTGGCGACACCATCCTGCAATGTCTGCGCAAATGCCATATTCGAAAAAAATCCTACTGCAACACCTAAAGCAACTTTTTTTGATAAATTCATTATATCTTTCATTTTAATTGATTATTATTTTTAAATATTTTACTTTGGCTAGCACCCAATTTTTATACCAAAAAACTACCCTTCTTTAATTCAGCGCCTTTTTTAATATAAATTTAACGCATTTGAACTTCTCTTTTAAATATATTGTAAGGCTGTAGACCTTCTTTTTCAACCACGATCTGGCCCAATTGCTGACAGGAAAACCGTATAAATCCGTTACCGAGACCGTAATAGGCTTCGTTCGTAAGAAAATAAAGAACCCTTGTAAACGGATACGTCATTTCCCGCACGTTATTTATATTCGGAGCATACGAGGTAGTTCCGGAAACTACGGGAAGTACTTTTATTGAATTTCGAATCTCTTCCGATTCTTTATCATAAGGTCTGCTCATCGTATTTAAACTGATCGCGCCAATCTTATCGGGATATTTATTAATTTCCTGAACAATATTTTTATTTCCGCTGATGATTGAGAATTTGAGTTTGGCGGGACTTGTCTTCAGTTTTTGGGCGACGAAATTTAAATTACTGGAATTTGTACCATCGAAAATTATTTTCTTTTCGTCGGATTGTAATTCCTTCTGAATTTCCTCAATTGTAATCGACTCCCGCGGGGAATTCTTCGGCACAATGAAAACCACCGCATCTGCCGCAAATTTCGCCGGCTGCAAATCGAGATCGATTTTAGATTTAAAAGCTTCCTTTTCTTTGGTGCTCAATTCGCGTGACATCACAATTACGCGAACTTTATTTTCCAACAGATCCAAAAAGGCCAAATCTTCCTTTACAATCAACAGGTTGATTTTAGTTTTGGGGTTAAGGGCCATGTACCTTTGGGTAAGCGCTTCGGAAACGCTGCGGAAAGATTCGTCTGCAGCTAAGGTAATGGTGCCCTGTTGAGGATCATCGATCACCTTATCTGTTTTCTTACATGAAAAGATTACTGTAAAAAAACACAGGATTGCTAACTTTATTTTATTGTTCATCTCTTTTTTGTCTAATTCTGTATATCGCCCTTCCGATTCTGAAAATCCCATATAGAATTAATAAGCCACCCAAAGGGTAAGCGATGTTAGGTTCCAAAAAGATTACGAAAAATTTATATATGATTACAGCAATGCCCAGAACGATATAGAAAATTCCTGTAATTAAGGATAGCCAGTTAAACATCATAAAGCAAAAATACAAAAAATTAAAAAAAGAGAAGCATTTGCTTCTCTTTTGTAGAAATATATCAATGAGTTCAGTTTATTCAAACTGCATTGTAAGCGGCATTCTGAATCGGTAACGAACTGCTTGCCCATTAATTTTTGCAGGTGCCCATTTATTCTTAATTGATTTCACGGTTCTTACCGCTTCTGCATTAAAGTCTCTGTTAGAACCATTCGCTTTCACGTCGGTAATACTTCCGTCTCTTTCAACAACAAATATTACTTCGGTTTTAACGGTACCGGCGTCGCTATCCATTACAGACGTATCGAAGTTACCGTTTACTTTACTTCTAAAAGCGTTAATTCCGCCCGGAAATTCTGCCAACTGCTCAACTTCTGTATAAACCTGAGTTTCAGAAACCTGAGGTTTAACTTCAACTGTTGTAGATTTACTCGGTCCAGGAGGTGGTGGAGGGGGAGAATAACTAGGAGTTTTTACTCCTT encodes:
- a CDS encoding PstS family phosphate ABC transporter substrate-binding protein is translated as MNNKIKLAILCFFTVIFSCKKTDKVIDDPQQGTITLAADESFRSVSEALTQRYMALNPKTKINLLIVKEDLAFLDLLENKVRVIVMSRELSTKEKEAFKSKIDLDLQPAKFAADAVVFIVPKNSPRESITIEEIQKELQSDEKKIIFDGTNSSNLNFVAQKLKTSPAKLKFSIISGNKNIVQEINKYPDKIGAISLNTMSRPYDKESEEIRNSIKVLPVVSGTTSYAPNINNVREMTYPFTRVLYFLTNEAYYGLGNGFIRFSCQQLGQIVVEKEGLQPYNIFKREVQMR